In one Ochotona princeps isolate mOchPri1 chromosome 16, mOchPri1.hap1, whole genome shotgun sequence genomic region, the following are encoded:
- the MAMSTR gene encoding MEF2-activating motif and SAP domain-containing transcriptional regulator, with protein MTLAASSQRSQIIRSKFRSALQLRIHRRNQDPTSGPPLALPLGPTPFFCSPEPHLGLWSSPNESPSISEGRREPPEQRQGARADPQARGSALVPPVPEGTSSQHPHPRMKPTPLTPSPPGVPNPWPPSHKLELQTLKLEELTVSELRQQLRLRGLPVSGTKSMLLERMRGGAPPRERPKPRREDSAPWPRLRPKALGTARRKGPVKPSVLSLGSPLPRAAHVPVSAPAPAPAPAPARAAASAPASAALTLEEELQAAIRNAELLPNRGIDDILDDQERPDDPLPPIPLDFPGSFDVLSPSSGSEGLSSVFSSSLPSPANSPSPSPRSPTDSLDWLETLSGGPPLGSGPPAPSIFSADLSDSGGTWLWDLLEDPW; from the exons ATGACCCTGGCCGCCTCCTCCCAGCGCTCCCAAATCATTCGCTCCAAGTTCCGTTCTG CCCTGCAGCTGCGGATCCACAGGCGGAATCAGGACCCCA CCTCAGGCCCGCCTCTGGCCCTGCCTTTGGGACCCACCCCTTTCTTCTGCAGCCctgaaccccatctgggtctctggaGCTCCCCAAAC GAGTCTCCCAGCATTTCTGAAGGCCGGCGTGAGCCTCCAGAACAGAGACAAGGGGCCAGGGCCGACCCCCAGGCCAGGGGCTCGGCCCTGGTTCCCCCTGTTCCGGAAGGCACCAGCTCACAACACCCACATCCTAG GATGAAGCCTACTCCCCTCACGCCCTCCCCACCTGGGGTCCCCAACCCCTGGCCCCCGTCGCACAAACTGGAACTTCAGACCCTCAAACTGGAGGAGCTGACG GTCTCCGAGCTCCGACAGCAGCTGCGCCTGCGGGGCCTCCCGGTGTCGGGAACCAAGTCGATGCTCCTGGAGCGCATGCGCGGCGGCGCCCCGCCCCGGGAGCGGCCGAAGCCGCGCCGCGAGGACAGCGCTCCCTGGCCACGCCtccggcccaaggccttggggacgGCCCGCCGCAAGGGCCCG GTGAAGCCGAGCGTTCTGTCTCTGGGGTCGCCTCTCCCACGTGCGGCTCATGTCCCTGTGAGTGCCCCGGCTCCAGCTCCGGCTCCAGCCCCTGCCCGGGCCGCTGCCTCAGCACCGGCCTCAGCGGCCCTGACCCTAGAGGAGGAGTTGCAAGCAGCGATCCGCAATGCTGAG TTGCTTCCGAACCGGGGCATCGATGACATCCTGGACGACCAGGAGAGGCCTGACG ACCCGCTCCCCCCCATCCCGTTGGACTTCCCTGGCTCTTTCGACGTCCTGTCTCCCTCCTCGGGCTCCGAAGGCCTCTCGTCCGTGTTCTCGTCCTCACTCCCGTCCCCGGCGAACTCCCCGTCCCCCTCTCCCAGGAGCCCCACGGACTCCTTGGACTGGCTGGAGACTCTGAGTGGGGGTCCCCCCTTGGGCTCCGGCCCCCCGGCCCCCAGCATCTTCTCAGCTGACTTGTCCGACTCCGGTGGCACCTGGTTATGGGACTTGCTGGAAGATCCGTGGTGA
- the RASIP1 gene encoding ras-interacting protein 1, whose amino-acid sequence MLSGERKEGGSPRFGKLHLPVGLWINSPRKQLAKLGRRWPSAASVKSSSSDTGSRSSEPIPPPPPHVELRRVGAVKAAGGASGSRAKRISQLFRGSGTGNTGSGGGGAGGPGTPGGAQRWASEKKLPELAAGVAPEPPLATRPTAPPGVLKIFGAGLASGANYKSVLATARSTARELVAEALERYGLAGSPGGGPGESSCVDAFALCDALGRPAPAGVGSGEWRAEHLRVLGDSERPLLVQELWRARPGWARRFELRGREEARRLEQEAFGAADGDGTGAPSWRPQKNRSRAASGGAALASPGPGSGSGPTTGSGGKERSENLSLRRSVSELSLQGRRRRQQERRQQALSMAPGAADAQIGPADPGDFDQLTQCLIQAPNNRPYFLLLQGYQDAQDFVVYVMTREQHVFGRGGTSSARGGSPTPYVDTFLNAPDILPRHCTVRAGPEPPAMVRPSRGAPVTHNGCLLLREAELHPGDLLGLGEHFLFMYKDPRSGGSAPARPPWLPARPGATPPGPGWAFSCRLCGRGLQERGEALAAYLDGREPVLRFRPREEEALLGEIVRAAASGAGELPPLGPATLLALCVQHSARELELGHLPRLLGRLARLIKETVWEKIKEIGDRQPENHPEGVPEVPLTPEAVSVELRPLMLWMANTTELLSFVQEKVLEMEKEADQEGLSSDPQLCNDLELCDEAMALLDEVIMCTFQQSVYYLTKTLYSTLPALLDSNPFTAGAELPGPGAELAAMPPGLRPTLGVFQAALELTGQCELHPDLVSQTFGYLFFFSNASLLNSLMERGQGRPFYQWSRAVQIRTNLDLVLDWLQGAGLGDIAMEFFRKLSMAVNLLCVPRTSLLKASWSSLRTDHPTVTPAQLHHLLSHYQLGPGLGPPPAWDPPPAERDAVDTGDIFESFSSHPPLILPLGSSRLRLTGPVTDDALHRELRRLRRLLWDLEQQELPANHRHGPPVVTPP is encoded by the exons GTCTTCGTCTTCCGACACGGGGAGCCGCAGCAGCGAGCCGatccccccgccgccgccgcacGTGGAGCTGCGGCGGGTGGGCGCAGTGAAGGCGGCCGGGGGCGCTTCGGGGAGCCGCGCCAAGCGCATCTCCCAGCTCTTCCGGGGCTCGGGCACCGGGAACACGGggtccggcggcggcggcgcgggagGCCCGGGCACTCCCGGGGGCGCGCAGCGCTGGGCCAGCGAGAAGAAGCTGCCCGAGCTGGCGGCGGGCGTAGCCCCCGAGCCCCCGCTGGCCACGCGCCCCACGGCGCCCCCAGGGGTCCTCAAGATCTTCGGTGCGGGGCTGGCGTCGGGCGCCAACTACAAGAGCGTGCTGGCCACGGCGCGCTCCACGGCGCGCGAGCTGGTGGCCGAGGCGCTGGAGCGCTACGGGCTGGCGGGCAGCCCCGGCGGCGGCCCCGGAGAGAGCAGCTGCGTGGACGCCTTCGCGCTGTGCGACGCGCTCGGCCGGCCCGCACCGGCGGGCGTGGGCAGCGGCGAGTGGCGGGCCGAGCACCTGCGCGTGCTGGGAGACTCGGAGCGCCCGCTGCTGGTGCAGGAGCTGTGGCGGGCGCGGCCGGGCTGGGCGCGGCGCTTCGAGCTGCGCGGCCGCGAGGAGGCGCGTCGGCTGGAGCAGGAGGCCTTCGGGGCGGCGGACGGCGATG GCACTGGTGCTCCTTCATGGCGACCACAGAAGAACCGCTCCCGGGCTGCATCGGGCGGGGCGGCCCTGGCCAGTCCTGGTCCAGGGTCGGGATCCGGACCCACAACTGGGTCCGGAGGCAAGGAGCGCTCGGAAAACTTGTCTTTGCGACGTAGCGTGTCAGAGCTTAGCCTGCAGGGGCGGCGGCGACGGCAGCAGGAGCGCAGGCAACAGGCGCTTAGCATGGCTCCAGGGGCAGCCGATGCCCAGATCGGGCCAGCAGACCCTGGAGATTTTGACCAGTTGACGCAGTGCCTCATCCAGGCCCCCAACAACCGCCCCTACTTCCTGCTGCTTCAGGGCTACCAGGATGCTCAG GACTTCGTGGTGTACGTGATGACGCGTGAGCAGCACGTGTTCGGCCGCGGAGGCACCTCGTCAGCCCGCGGAGGGTCCCCGACCCCGTACGTGGACACCTTCCTCAACGCCCCAGACATCCTGCCACGTCACTGCACTGTGCGCGCGGGCCCGGAGCCCCCAGCCATGGTGCGCCCATCCCGGGGTGCCCCGGTCACGCACAACGGCTGCCTCCTGCTGCGGGAAGCCGAGCTGCACCCGGGTgacctgctggggctgggcgaGCATTTCCTGTTCATGTACAAGGACCCGCGCTCTGGGGGCTCAGCCCCTGCGCGGCCGCCCTGGCTGCCCGCGCGCCCGGgagccacgccgcccggccccgGCTGGGCCTTTTCCTGTCGCCTGTGTGGCCGCGGCTTGCAGGAACGGGGCGAGGCGCTGGCCGCCTACCTGGATGGCCGCGAGCCGGTGCTGCGCTTTCGGCCGCGCGAGGAGGAGGCGCTGCTGGGCGAGATCGTGCGCGCCGCGGCCTCGGGCGCCGGGGAGCTGCCCCCGCTCGGGCCCGCCACGCTGCTGGCCCTGTGCGTGCAGCACTCGGCCCgcgagctggagctgggccacctGCCGCGCTTGCTGGGCCGCCTGGCCAGGCTCATCAAGGAGACCGTCTGG GAAAAGATTAAGGAAATCGGAGACCGTCAGCCAGAGAA ccaCCCGGAGGGGGTCCCTGAGGTGCCCCTGACTCCTGAGGCTGTGTCTGTGGAACTGCGGCCGCTCATGCTGTGGATGGCGAACACCACGGAACTCCTGAGCTTCGTGCAGGAGAAGGTGCTGGAAATGGAGAAGGAGGCTGACCAGGAAG GCCTGTCCTCAGACCCGCAGCTCTGCAATGACTTGGAACTGTGTgatgaggccatggccctcctgGATGAGGTCATCATGTGTACCTTCCAGCAATCAGTCTACTACCTCACCAAG ACTCTGTATTCAACACTGCCTGCTCTCCTGGATAGCAACCCTTTCACAGCGGGGGCAGAGCTGCCAGGGCCTGGCGCGGAGCTAGCGGCCATGCCTCCAGGCTTGAGACCGACGCTGGGCGTGTTCCAGGCAGCTCTGGAACTGACGGGCCAGTGTGAGCTGCACCCAGACCTTGTGTCTCAGACTTTTGGCTACTTGTTCTTCTTCTCCAACGCATCCCTCCTCAACTCACTGATGGAACGAG GTCAAGGCCGACCTTTCTATCAGTGGTCCAGAGCAGTCCAAATCAGAACCAACCTGGACCTTGTCTTGGActggctgcagggagctgggctgggtgaCATTGCTATGGAGTTCTTCCGGAAACTCTCCATGGCTGTGAACCTGCTCTGTGTGCCCCGCACCTCCCTGCTCAAG GCCTCATGGAGCAGCCTACGAACCGATCACCCCACAGTGACCCCTGCCCAGCTGCACCATCTGCTGAGCCACTACCAGCTGGGTCCTGGCCTCGGGCCCCCACCAGCCTGGGACCCTCCGCCTGCGGAGCGAGATGCTGTGGACACAG GGGACATCTTCGAAAGCTTCTCTTCACACCCTCCCCTCATCCTGCCGCTGGGCAGCTCGCGCCTGCGCCTCACGGGCCCCGTGACGGACGACGCTCTGCACCGTGAACTGCGCAGGCTCCGCCGCCTCCTGTGGGATCTTGAGCAGCAGGAGCTCCCGGCCAATCACCGCCACGGACCTCCCGTGGTCACGCCTCCTTGA